In Canis lupus dingo isolate Sandy chromosome 1, ASM325472v2, whole genome shotgun sequence, a single genomic region encodes these proteins:
- the IGFLR1 gene encoding IGF-like family receptor 1 isoform X1 encodes MGVDTHLQRGLGDPVPRHHCFLLPAFLESVTGAVAGSPAVAAPQAADPARMGPLCLLLTAAPLLAQAAPPEASQHCGGLEYWNPDNRCCGSCLQRFGPPPCPDYEFSENCGLNNAGDHVSHPYKECPFGQCNPDSAELCRPCGGGATAPAPAGSRSGTQWRCKERPVPPKEPCPLKSWKPEVFSSQEPSPSAISSLSWTSEHNVTRQALQTSAQAVVLVLSVLVLLVTSAAILLLAQQCRRQAKVLHPCPGLVCGDTNIHTFLHSSSPGPLEAPEAGDSWKEVALVPLLGRVCLPELPNLASQPLSRLLDELEVLEELIVLLDPEPGPGGGMACGTTRHLAARYGVPAAWSTFVYSLRPSRSPLRALIEMVVAREPSASLGQLGTHLAQLGRADALQVLSKLG; translated from the exons ATGGGGGTAGACACCCATCTTCAAAGGGGCCTGGGGGATCCCGTGCCCCGACATCACTGCTTCCTTCTGCCGGCTTTCCTGGAAAGTGTGACAGGCGCTGTGGCCGGAAGTCCTGCGGTCGCGGCCCCCCAGGCTGCAGACCCCGCCCGGATGGGGCCCCTGTGCCTCCTCCTGACTGCCGCGCCGCTCCTGGCCCAGGCGGCACCTCCGGAGGCCTCCCAGCACTGCGGGGGCCTCGAATACTGGAACCCTGATAACCGGTGCTGCGGCAGCTGCTTGCAGCGCTTCGGGCCGCCCCCCTGCCCGG ACTACGAGTTTTCAGAAAACTGCGGGCTCAATAACGCTGGCGATCACGTGTCGCACCCCTACAAAGAGTGTCCTTTTGGGCAGTGCAACCCCGACAGTGCGGAGCTATGTAGGCCTTGTGGCGGCGGAGccacggcccccgcccccgcggggaGCCGGAGCGGAACCCAGTGGCGCTGCAAAGAG AGGCCCGTCCCTCCCAAGGAGCCGTGCCCCCTGAAGTCCTGGAAACCCGAGGTCTTCAGTTCCCAGGAGCCCAGCCCATCAGCGATTTCCAGTCTCTCCTGGACGTCGGAGCACAACGTCACCCGGCAGGCCCTGCAGACCTCTGCCCAGGCGGTGGTGCTGGTTCTCTccgtgctggtgctgctggtcacCTCTGCGGCGATCCTCCTGCTCGCCCAGCAGTGCCGCCGTCAGGCAAAAGTCCTCCATCCCTGTCCTGGCTTGGTTTGTGGCGACACCAACATCCATACCTTCTTGCACTCATCCTCTCCAGGCCCCCTGGAGGCACCAGAGGCAGGGGACTCCTGGAAGGAGGTGGCTCTGGTTCCCCTCCTGGGCAGAG TTTGTCTCCCAGAGCTGCCGAATCTGGCCTCACAGCCCCTGTCTCGCCTCCTGGATGAGCTGGAGGTGCTAGAGGAGCTGATAGTGCTGCTGGATCCTGAACCCGGGCCTGGTGGGGGCATGGCCTGCGGCACCACTAGACACCTGGCGGCGAGATACGGAGTGCCCGCTGCCTGGTCCACCTTCGTCTACTCGCTGCGGCCGAGTCGCTCGCCACTGCGGGCCTTGATCGAGATGGTGGTGGCAAGGGAGCCCTCAGCCTCCCTGGGCCAGCTTGGCACGCACCTGGCCCAGCTAGGGCGGGCAGATGCGCTGCAGGTGCTGTCCAAACTTGGCTGA
- the IGFLR1 gene encoding IGF-like family receptor 1 isoform X2, producing MGVDTHLQRGLGDPVPRHHCFLLPAFLESVTGAVAGSPAVAAPQAADPARMGPLCLLLTAAPLLAQAAPPEASQHCGGLEYWNPDNRCCGSCLQRFGPPPCPDYEFSENCGLNNAGDHVSHPYKECPFGQCNPDSAELCRPCGGGATAPAPAGSRSGTQWRCKERPVPPKEPCPLKSWKPEVFSSQEPSPSAISSLSWTSEHNVTRQALQTSAQAVVLVLSVLVLLVTSAAILLLAQQCRRQAKVLHPCPGLVCGDTNIHTFLHSSSPGPLEAPEAGDSWKEVALVPLLGRELPNLASQPLSRLLDELEVLEELIVLLDPEPGPGGGMACGTTRHLAARYGVPAAWSTFVYSLRPSRSPLRALIEMVVAREPSASLGQLGTHLAQLGRADALQVLSKLG from the exons ATGGGGGTAGACACCCATCTTCAAAGGGGCCTGGGGGATCCCGTGCCCCGACATCACTGCTTCCTTCTGCCGGCTTTCCTGGAAAGTGTGACAGGCGCTGTGGCCGGAAGTCCTGCGGTCGCGGCCCCCCAGGCTGCAGACCCCGCCCGGATGGGGCCCCTGTGCCTCCTCCTGACTGCCGCGCCGCTCCTGGCCCAGGCGGCACCTCCGGAGGCCTCCCAGCACTGCGGGGGCCTCGAATACTGGAACCCTGATAACCGGTGCTGCGGCAGCTGCTTGCAGCGCTTCGGGCCGCCCCCCTGCCCGG ACTACGAGTTTTCAGAAAACTGCGGGCTCAATAACGCTGGCGATCACGTGTCGCACCCCTACAAAGAGTGTCCTTTTGGGCAGTGCAACCCCGACAGTGCGGAGCTATGTAGGCCTTGTGGCGGCGGAGccacggcccccgcccccgcggggaGCCGGAGCGGAACCCAGTGGCGCTGCAAAGAG AGGCCCGTCCCTCCCAAGGAGCCGTGCCCCCTGAAGTCCTGGAAACCCGAGGTCTTCAGTTCCCAGGAGCCCAGCCCATCAGCGATTTCCAGTCTCTCCTGGACGTCGGAGCACAACGTCACCCGGCAGGCCCTGCAGACCTCTGCCCAGGCGGTGGTGCTGGTTCTCTccgtgctggtgctgctggtcacCTCTGCGGCGATCCTCCTGCTCGCCCAGCAGTGCCGCCGTCAGGCAAAAGTCCTCCATCCCTGTCCTGGCTTGGTTTGTGGCGACACCAACATCCATACCTTCTTGCACTCATCCTCTCCAGGCCCCCTGGAGGCACCAGAGGCAGGGGACTCCTGGAAGGAGGTGGCTCTGGTTCCCCTCCTGGGCAGAG AGCTGCCGAATCTGGCCTCACAGCCCCTGTCTCGCCTCCTGGATGAGCTGGAGGTGCTAGAGGAGCTGATAGTGCTGCTGGATCCTGAACCCGGGCCTGGTGGGGGCATGGCCTGCGGCACCACTAGACACCTGGCGGCGAGATACGGAGTGCCCGCTGCCTGGTCCACCTTCGTCTACTCGCTGCGGCCGAGTCGCTCGCCACTGCGGGCCTTGATCGAGATGGTGGTGGCAAGGGAGCCCTCAGCCTCCCTGGGCCAGCTTGGCACGCACCTGGCCCAGCTAGGGCGGGCAGATGCGCTGCAGGTGCTGTCCAAACTTGGCTGA
- the IGFLR1 gene encoding IGF-like family receptor 1 isoform X3, protein MGPLCLLLTAAPLLAQAAPPEASQHCGGLEYWNPDNRCCGSCLQRFGPPPCPDYEFSENCGLNNAGDHVSHPYKECPFGQCNPDSAELCRPCGGGATAPAPAGSRSGTQWRCKERPVPPKEPCPLKSWKPEVFSSQEPSPSAISSLSWTSEHNVTRQALQTSAQAVVLVLSVLVLLVTSAAILLLAQQCRRQAKVLHPCPGLVCGDTNIHTFLHSSSPGPLEAPEAGDSWKEVALVPLLGRVCLPELPNLASQPLSRLLDELEVLEELIVLLDPEPGPGGGMACGTTRHLAARYGVPAAWSTFVYSLRPSRSPLRALIEMVVAREPSASLGQLGTHLAQLGRADALQVLSKLG, encoded by the exons ATGGGGCCCCTGTGCCTCCTCCTGACTGCCGCGCCGCTCCTGGCCCAGGCGGCACCTCCGGAGGCCTCCCAGCACTGCGGGGGCCTCGAATACTGGAACCCTGATAACCGGTGCTGCGGCAGCTGCTTGCAGCGCTTCGGGCCGCCCCCCTGCCCGG ACTACGAGTTTTCAGAAAACTGCGGGCTCAATAACGCTGGCGATCACGTGTCGCACCCCTACAAAGAGTGTCCTTTTGGGCAGTGCAACCCCGACAGTGCGGAGCTATGTAGGCCTTGTGGCGGCGGAGccacggcccccgcccccgcggggaGCCGGAGCGGAACCCAGTGGCGCTGCAAAGAG AGGCCCGTCCCTCCCAAGGAGCCGTGCCCCCTGAAGTCCTGGAAACCCGAGGTCTTCAGTTCCCAGGAGCCCAGCCCATCAGCGATTTCCAGTCTCTCCTGGACGTCGGAGCACAACGTCACCCGGCAGGCCCTGCAGACCTCTGCCCAGGCGGTGGTGCTGGTTCTCTccgtgctggtgctgctggtcacCTCTGCGGCGATCCTCCTGCTCGCCCAGCAGTGCCGCCGTCAGGCAAAAGTCCTCCATCCCTGTCCTGGCTTGGTTTGTGGCGACACCAACATCCATACCTTCTTGCACTCATCCTCTCCAGGCCCCCTGGAGGCACCAGAGGCAGGGGACTCCTGGAAGGAGGTGGCTCTGGTTCCCCTCCTGGGCAGAG TTTGTCTCCCAGAGCTGCCGAATCTGGCCTCACAGCCCCTGTCTCGCCTCCTGGATGAGCTGGAGGTGCTAGAGGAGCTGATAGTGCTGCTGGATCCTGAACCCGGGCCTGGTGGGGGCATGGCCTGCGGCACCACTAGACACCTGGCGGCGAGATACGGAGTGCCCGCTGCCTGGTCCACCTTCGTCTACTCGCTGCGGCCGAGTCGCTCGCCACTGCGGGCCTTGATCGAGATGGTGGTGGCAAGGGAGCCCTCAGCCTCCCTGGGCCAGCTTGGCACGCACCTGGCCCAGCTAGGGCGGGCAGATGCGCTGCAGGTGCTGTCCAAACTTGGCTGA